The sequence below is a genomic window from Pagrus major chromosome 20, Pma_NU_1.0.
ATTTTAATCACAGAGCTCTAGAGTGACTTTGCTTACAGCTGATGTTGAATCTACTAGTGAAGCTTAGTGAGAAATTAGTGGTTTGGATTAATATTTTCTTTAGAGAGCAGAAgaccacaaaacaacaaaacattctgTCTCTTAGAAGCGTTTTGACTGATTTTCACCCTCAGccttgaacactttttttttttttttgtaaaaattcCTGGTTTCACTGATGTTGGTGCCATGGGTGGACTGTTTGATGTCTTTCTGATGAGTAACcttctgtgttctgttttggCGATGTCAATGGCTGTTAGCAGGTGCCATGACCGCTAAGGTACGACGCCACGACAAGAGAATCCATCCTTACCAAAGGGTAGTGACCCCAGACAGAGGTTAGTTAGCTCACCAGCCactttatgtgtatgtgtatatgtgtgtgtgtgtgcgtgcatgcagaCCAATGGACCAATTTCAGTTTACATGTGTCTGTAATACGGCATGCCTAAAAAGAGAAATTACTGTATCAGGCGAAGAGGTCACACGCTGAAGCAGtgtaaaatgtgaaacagtGTTTGTTgcagtgaaagtgaaataagTGAGCAGATTGGGAGGAACCATGTGAGGGGTGACAGCTGCAGCGGTTATCTTTGCTCGCCTGTTAGATAAACTGGACGGCTCGCAGTGCCGGGACCCTCTCAATTAGAATGGATCGCTCCGTTCATGTGACTCGGTCCTTGTGACTCTGGATTTGGAGTCCTCTCTCAgaaacttttctctttttttgtcgtCGTTTTTATCTCTTCACTACTACTCTTGACCCTAAACTGTGGGAATTTTTATTTATACCCAACTTCATTCCAGTAGATttccacaaatgtttttttttttatgattaattaaATCCTGTGTTGTGCCCAATGACTATATGACATTTAAAGTAACAGTGATTGTCTTTTTTCCTGAAGGTCATTTCAATTCAATATGATCTTTGGTCTTTACTACTAAAACACAGCGTGTGATGACTACTGAGGTCTGTGTTACAAGCTCTTTTGTATGAAATACTGTTGTTTGTGGTCTTATCAGTCGCCCACTGGACTTTATCATTGGGGCTGTTTACATCTTTCATATATTTCCTAGCCAGAGTGGTGCTGTTACCATGTATTTAGCTGCAAAATAAATTTGTATATAGGGATTTTAAGGATTTAAGTGCTTATATGAAGCTTATGGAACAAGATCGCTTGGAAATACTTgtagtatttttcttttttttttcttttttttttttagtttttttagtttgtaaatttttatttttgtttttacgaCATGCTTTTTATAGATGAAGTGTCTCCATGTAAACTTCAAACTTTATTCAAGGTGTGTAGCTACTACTGTTTTAGTCACCGCGAAAGGTGGCAATGAAGGCAGTGTTTTGCTCTGTCTATTTAAGATGAGGTGACCTTCTCGATTCACAGGCCTCGTGACTGTTTTATGCAATAGAAAAATGGACTAGCTAGCTacaatatatgtgtgtatgtgagcggTGGTGCTCTTGTTGTACACgatggacaaaaaaacactaaaaggcAATAAAGATgactattgaaaaaaatctctAAAGAAAACCAAAGCCTCTAAATTCTTGTAGTTAGTCTGTCTATTGTTAAATTGTTTCCTCTAAAATCACCATCTCTTAACCTCTCATCACTGTCTCTTATGGTGCCTCTTTGCTTACTGTAGTCATTAGGTGCTCTTCTAATACTCCATAGCACAAAGATAATCAATAATCAGTTAATCACAACTGTTAATCATCAAGATCCTACGCCTGCTGCTAAACAATAGCTCTTCTTGTCAGTGAGTGAAAGTATTTCTGAGGCCCAGGCACTTTTCTTTGGACATAAAGGTCACTCTCTCACCCACATGAAACCAtgctgtctccctctctgtctcatggtttcactgtctgtctgtgctagACGTAGCCCAGCTAGCATGAGTAGTATCACTATAGCAGCGGTCGCACGACAGGAGGGGCATCTTCTCCTTAACCTAACCCTGCAAACACCTCCATGAGTCCACACGAGCATCGCTAACCAGCCATTCCTTATGTCACCACCCGGTGGTTGATGTAAGTCTTTCTGAATGGTTATGCCGGGCTCATGAAGGTGTTGCGCAGCTCTTCTGTAGCGCCCCTCATGCTGTGTGACTGCAGTAGATCTGCCTTGTTGTCATCCTGACGCCACTAGCTGACACTAATCTCTCttctatctttttttctttttatgtccCCTTTTATGTGccctttttgtttcctttccacgtctgtccgtctctgtctgtctaaCTCTAGCTGCCACGGCAACTAACCCATGACCCCTTGACCTTCTGACCTTTCCGCCCACTGATGACCCGCCCATCTCTGCCCCGCTGGCGTGCTCATTGGCCCACGGCCCCGCCACTCCCTCAGCTCAGCCAACCAGACCAGCACATTGGGAACAACCCGGCTGCTTCTGTCTAACCAGCCAACCAGACGACAGCGATCATGGGAATAAACCTCAGGACCCCGCCCATCACCAAGTCCTAACCTAAAACTTTACCGAACGTGCCTTCCTTCCCAAAAGTCCAAAGCCAGAATGTTTTATAAGCATTCGACGGTTGAAATCCCAATCTGTTACACCAGTAGACTTTACTGGGGACGGGCCCCTGAACTGGTGAAGGGCTCTTAAGCCAATCCCTGGCTGTGCCAAACTGTCTCCCTGAGCTGCCCTGCCCTCAGTCCACGTGATGCAATAATATTAATGACTCATTTAATAACACGGTAACTatactgatgatgatggtaCTTATCCAGCACAGGAACCCTCCGCAAACACTAAACTAAAAGAGACACGTTgatattttgtcacatttttcctCATCGGGCACCTCCTGATTAACCTGGAAACTTTTACACACTTTGTTGCTTCTTTTTTAAGGCCAACATACTTTTAATAACTCATTATAACAAAATTATAATCAGTGTTAATGTATTCGTATATTAACACACTCTCCCTTGAAATGTAACATGTGAATCCAACgatgtgtttaaaatgttgcCGCGAAGTCAAACAGGTgctcagtgaggaaaaataacaaactgGAATCCAAAATTCAAAGTGTCCCCAAAGtttttcttaaaggaacagttcatccaaaaatgcaACTacagtctttatctactcaccctggtacagatggaaagtcaggtgaagcttCGTAgtccaacaaaacatttctggagcttcacagcaaaacagcatcgcagcgttctcctaaacagctgaagtagctggggacttgttttaaaacgttacAAAACAACTGGTAACGAATGTGaagtggctccatacagctcgtctgacCTAATCCAagttacatttacttttttaaaccGAAATGTAGCTGCCttgctaaaagcattagcgtgTCTGAAGGGGGTGAACGGGATCGACCAcacccatttttaaaaaaataatgacattttaatctCTTCTAGTctccaacatacacacacacatttgtaataatataacttttgctttttttgtcgCAGGCCTGACCTCGGtagattaaaaaacatacaatgtAAATTAGCAAAAggacaaattaaaacacacatttgtcatAGAAATGTACACGCTGTTCTTCACAGACGACTTTTCCCCTGCTGGCGattccaagtggtattattgttgttgctgtttttctcagAGCCGACAGGACAAAACGtgacttcattcattcatttagtctcaAATGGAGACAAGAAAGCAGATGGAAATGATGCCAGGCTGCAACATTTCTATCTGCTTGGATCACCAGTCAGGCTTCATTTTCCGCAGATGATTCCTCGGCTGGTGGCGACAGAAAGGCACAACAAAAGCCAAGTTTATGGGGAACTAATCTAaacactgatggtgtcattattatAATGACACGTTAGAGCACAAAACTTTTCTACTGCCAGtttaagagaaaaatcttcactgttgtTCGTGCTCGGTGTCGAACTTCAATACTTATCAAGCATCAAAAAACATCTTGACATCTGAAACCAAATTCAATACCTTAATCTAATCTCATCAGCATCAGCAACACGCTTCTTGGTGCTTGTGATCGGATGTCTCAAGGCGTGATGGAATAACACGAGGTTACACCCAGAGACTGGGCTCAACACGTTTATGTGTGATGTGTCATCTTTCGCTAAAGTGGATTTTATAAAACTGGTACCGAAAAAAGTATCTTTCAGGAACTGGTAATCAAAGTTAAGGTATCATTACTGGTATTGAACATTTTGCTAACGATACCCAGCCCTCGTAGCTGCAATGCTAATAGTCTCACGAGCTCAGCCGCGCCTAAAGgttgtaaataacgtcttttcaaatgcGTGTGTaatctctgggcttctgtagaCTTGGATTAAGTTGTACAAGCAACattttctccagctgcttcagttgtttagcagaacgctgcaacgctatttttctgtgacgctccagaaacgttttgtCGACTACGAAACTTCTCCTGACTTTTCCATCAGCGTGTGGATGAGGAGACGCTGACTGACgtttcatttctgggtgaactgttcctttaagcatCCCACTGAATCAACATATACAGTCTAAATACCAAGCACAGAGAGGGAAGCGTGCACTTCCTTTGTCTAAATCTGGAGGACTTACACAACGATGCCTTTGCCTTCTTCACACTACAGTATTGTTATGAGCTTGAACGGCAGTGCCTTTATTTATTGAGAGCGATGGAACAACGTTTCACCTAAATCTACTTCTATCATGTCATTTGGGTTTTATGCAGATTAATCAAATGTCTCCCCGTACACATGTTTATGGCTTTTTACATCCGTAACTCTTCTCAGTTCAGATCTCAGTGCCaaaaacttaacaaaaaaaaagtggctcATTTGAATTGGAGGTGCGATGCAGTATTaaagcagcagctacagtgtgTGAGATGTTTATGTGAGGTTGGGTTACCTCCAGAGAACAGTgttatatttgatttttctttgtttgtttgtttgtttgttttgttggagaTGAAGTCGtccatatataaatatatttttgcatgtGTATCCGCTCTTTCAGAAGttttgcaaacacacacctgatgccttgacatacaaaaaaaaaaaaagaaagaaatcatgGAGTCGTAACATCTGTAACAAgtttataatgtatttttatattctattttGTACgtgaaaataacattaaatgaCCTTTTCAGATAAGAAACATTATGCCTTATTACGGAGAATAATTTGGTGAACATAACATCCTTCACGTGTGATTATTAGTAACCATTGTCCTGATTTACTGGAGTCTCTCTGATGTCCTCTGTATTAACTTGAGCCTTTGAGATCAGCATTGCTTGCCTTCTGTGCCTTTTGTAAACTATGAGTGTGACAATTAACAGTGTAGTACAAACATTAATCTACTCTTCAGTGCCAAGTGTAGGTTACTAACTTTGTTACCACTTCTGTGATTATTAACCACTTGTCTCTGAATTCCTTTTAAAAAGAATTTACATGTGTGTctaaaaaaacagtgaaaaacaacaaatatgtgTTGAACGAtgaacttttaactttttttgaGCAGGAATAACTCTTTGTACACTATTAAACTCGTAGCTATAAAACTAACAAAACTTTGTCGCTTTTTCTCTGTAGCTCTTAATTATGCAAATCAGCTTCCTTTCTGCATACTAATCACCAAACACGCCTTAGAtaccgagagagagagaggggaggaaagaagggggagaaaaaaaacagcggATACTTGAGACAAAATGAAGGGAAAAGGCCACAACATGGCGTTTTTCCCActtctcctttttctgtgttctctctctgctgtctaaGTGGACATCACGCACGTCGATGTGTGTAataagagaggagaaaacacaccCAGCTCACCATGGTTTCTACGAGGCATGCACATGtataacagaaaagaaaaaggaggagagggaggaggaggatgaagaggaggaggaggaggaggaggagggagggttcaggtctggagatGTCTGGGGAATTAAAGGGAAATTGATTGTGCAAGCTCGCCCTCAAACATCTGCAGAGTAAATATTACACAGCCTGTCCCTGAAGTCACACCTCTCATGAcctatgtttgtttttattatttctgcttttcacacacaaaaaatatttttttaaagaagtaaGTTAAAAGTTTCCTTGTAAAACCACACATGTGCACGAACAGAAAAGTCGAGAGTCACATGGGGCTTTTTTTCTGCGGTGAATGCAGCAGTGGGTGGCTCGTTCGTCCTCTCCCTGCCCTTCCTGCCTTCATTGTggagttttttggggggtgatATTGAACTTCAGGCTTGGAGTCGAGCCCGCAACCTCAGCCCCCTCATGAtcactgagaggagagagagagagagaggacataATGTGACCGCTGCAGACAATCCTCTGGACGGGATCAGGAAGAtagtgagaaagagagacggcTGTGTGGATATGGGATGGGTGGGGGTGCATGGGTGTGTACTTCTgagtctgtttttcctgttttcagtcaAGTTTTTTAGTGCTTTCTTGTTTCTTCTAGCCTGCTAAGAAACACTCTTCAAGCATCTGGTAATGTATTCTGCAGTCAGCTCTCTCACCACTGCCAACACTGGGGCCCAGAGCTCCCAACAATCAAAAgcatggctgtgtgtgtgtgtgagtgtgtgtgagacagaaagtgagaggaaaaagaCAGGTTGATTTACATTACTATGTATGCACGGGCATTCTCCACATAATGAACAGCTCCAGATTTCCTCTTGCTTGGTAAATATTTGATGACCGAGCGGCGGGAATGATTTTTAGCGAGGAACCTATAAGCTGCTCAAAAGTTGTATTTCaaacccctctctctctctctctctctctctctctctctctccctctctctctctcattccccTTGTCCTCTTCCCATGTAAATAAGGCCAACTCCCCCTAACTCCACACACCCCTCTGAGGCAGTTTAAAGACCCAACACTGTCTCCTTGTCTCCTTGACAACCAGCATACACTGGGGTCCTGTCGTGGCCTCTCTGTCTTTTGTGTTTGGGagctcagagagacagaaagaaagagagagagagagagagagagggagagagggagagagagagagagagggaggaaatgaagggagaagatgaaaacaagagtggctgaaaaaaaaaagatagggAGGATGACATCACGGCTATTTGGtcccaaaactgaaaatttgGTTCGTAGCCCAAccatgatgaggatgatgaggatgatgaggatgatgatgattagCCAGAGGCACAAAATGGGTGGCAGCTcagtctgagagagagagagagagagagagagagagagagagagagagagagagaggcccaGGGCTGAATGGGGCATTGTGGGAAAGACAGTGGGCACACTgggcagcagcacagagaacaCTAACTCACAGATCATGCCAGAGAGTCTGAAAACACCCACACTGGGCGACAATGGCAAACTTCATCGCTCCACTTGGCCCCTTCtgaatacacacatacaatggCAGAATCCAAATAAGATGCTCTGTTATTCGGGAAATTCAACACACTAAATTCCTTCAGTGCCTCTGTCCCTTTGACCGGCAGCAGATGGCCGGGGCCTGCACAAATGTGCGTgtacgtgtgcatgtgtgtgtggtctctctctctctctctctctctcaaactctcCTCTGTTGCATCATGGGTAAGCATCCCAGCAGGTTTTTAGAAAAAGTTGGGGAAAAAcatttgaagcatttaaagGCGTGACAGGTGTCATGTGGGAGTTGTTTAATCCCAGCAGATGCAGAGAGAGTCGTGGAAATTCAACTAGTATCCGTCCCGACCGGGAACAAATTAAACTAAATCAGCCAATTAAATCAGACCTAATTAGAAAGAGGACTGAGGAGCTGCAGACCCAAGAGGCTTGACCTTTTCTGCAGCTGGTCAGGGTTCACTGTCAGCTCTCTGCTGCCTCCCTGTGCTGCATGTGGGGAGCTGCAGGGGTTTTACTGACTGGTGTCAACAGACAAGTCAAGTAAAAGTGCTGCACTGAAAACCTGACCCCAGTAAAAGAACAAATGTGGGCTATCAACATTAAGATGTACCTGAAgtactcaaagtaaaagttatCATTCAACAGAAACGCTCATTTCAGAGTGTGAGACTTAACTTAATCCATaataatgcattaaaatgtacaagttcatttatatttaGTTGGTTATTATTCATCTGAATCTGCACAGTAACTTATAATTAATGCTCACAAGtagaaagtaaattaaaatataaaggagtaaaagtaaaaactagcataaaatggaaatatgtaCTTGGCACTGATGAGTAGAAATGAAGAGTCAGACTGATCTTTGCATGTAAGCTGAAGATTTATTCAGGGtattttattattctttgtcacttttttaCGTTTACATTCCTCGGCTCAGACGGACCAACGATTTGTTCATGTCCTGGTTGTTTGAATGAATTTATCAGCACTACAAATGTTTACAACTACACTTTCAGAGCACTGCCCCAATGTTTAACTCCAACAGCACAGAGAAtgtatatttattcatattttattacatttatttattcctggCACTATTGTACATATAGTGTACTCTGACCCTACTTCTTCACTTTTATACAAGTCTTTAACTGTTGTCACTTTAGTGTGTTGTGTGACTGCAGCGTCAGGACGACTGCTCACTCAGTTACTTgtgtgcaatgacaataaaggaaCTCTGATTCTGGTAATTGATCAATAAAGCATTAttaattaaaggaacatttatatgtttaatgaaaagtgaaaataaaattctATGGACATTCAGTTATAAGAGGCAAAATATATCAAAGTATATCTGTCACCAGGGCCGTAggcaggattttagaaatactgaggtcatgcaattgtttattttaatgatatgacAGATATGATAaagtattataatatatatatatgaagaTATCACAGACCCAGAAAAAAATTGGAGGATAAATGTGATTCTTCAAACCTAAATGTTGCTCTTTAGCTGCTGTACTTTCACTTTACCAAAGTATAACTTGTAATAGAGTATATTTACTTGGTGGTAGCCTGTTGCTTCTTTTACTTCCACCATTATTTATGAGTTtatttgtgaaatgtttcaCCAATATGATCAAATTATGGCCTAAAAACACAATATTCGCAGTTTTGACCTCGTGAATCTGTCCTGCTGTCCTGCGGTCAGTCCTGTGACGTCCTGCCTGCTTCACCGTGAGTCCTCGGGTGACGTAAACTGATCCCAGATCTGTGGAGGTGTCGTAAAATCGTGGGACTCGCTAACGTCACGAAGACGGTTTTGTTGCTTAACTTATCGCTTTTAAAGTGTTTGTGGTCTTTTAATCAtgtgatgaaaatgatttttatagCAACATTGTCAGTTTTTAACCACATTTCGCGGTTGGGTAACTGTTGTTGACGTAACGACACGTTTGCGTCATTCGTCGCTTTACGGCAGAGCGTGTTGCTGGAGGTCAGGGGCACGACGAGAACCCGAGCTCGGTGATCTGAAACGAAAAACCCCGGTGTGTTTTCACTTGGATAAATCACGAAGGATTTAACAAACAGCCTCAACAGGACGGCGACTGTTGCTGCCGGTGAATCCCGCAGCTCGTCGTCGATATATTCGTCTCTGATTTTGAGTTTCGCGACATAGCATCGCTTGCTAGCGTTAGCCAGGTTAGCTCGGCTagcacctccagcagctccccACCCCCTGGCTCCAGTCTTCGCCAGGTGACCCCCTCGGATCGCTCACAGCCATGGACAACAACTCGCAAGGATCGGGAGGAGGCAAGGCCGGTCTCGGGGGTCTGTTTGGAGGCGGTGCCCCTGAATACTCGAACACGGAGCTCGCCGGTGTCCCCTGTGAGTCTGATGTAATGTTTTACTGTTACGCTAGCTGAGTTAGCTCTTGCTGTGGTTAGCTTAAAAGCTACTTCTAACAGCTAAATGTACTGTCATCTAGCTTCATAGCTGTTATATTTATGTAATCTGTGCTTACATGTTGGTTTATATAAAGAGTCAGCTAACATTTATGTTGTAATGTCATTTCAGTGACTGGAATGAGTCCTCTGTCCCCTTACCTCAATGTCGACCCTCGTTACCTGGTTCAGGTGAGCTACAGCTAAAGCTAAACGTGGAGTTGCAGCTGTTTTCTGTCGGTGGATTAATGTGTGTTAAGGTGTATTTTCTGACGGTAACAGctgctgatgttgtgttttagGACACAGATGAGTTCATCCTACCGACAGGTGCCAATAAAACCAGAGGGAGGTTTGAGCTGGCTTTCTTTACCATAGGAGGATCCTGCATGACAGGTGAGAGATCATTAACACCTGTAACATATAAGTGCCACTCAGTTTACTTCTGTTCAAGAGGAGAGGTTTTGTATTTTACATATCAGAAGCATAGAGTGGCCAGAAGTATGTAGACACCCCAGACAGTTCACTCAGTTTCCTTTACTTTTggtctgtggttgtttttaaagagacattttatttaaaaaaatttaaagaaatctaAATATTACAGCATGCAAAGATATTAAAACAATAGTGACCTCCAACTTTGTGGCAACCATTTTGGAAATGGCTCTTTCCATTCCCTGCATGCACAGAGCCAGATTTGTAACATCCTGGTACTTCAGTGTGGATTAACATGAACAGTCTGCAAAGATTTGGCCTGGACTCTCTGGTAGATTTTTAATCTCAGTGGGATTATTCCTGGTAAAATGAAggtcaaataaattaaatgaaccTCGATCGCCATGTCCTTTGGGATTTACTAAAggcgcactcacactaggcaGTCCTTGCCTTGCCCAAGCACatttgacccccaaagtccagtttttTTGAGTAGTGTGAGGAGGGACAATCGTGCTTCGGTATGGTACAGcgcaactgggccaagtgtgagtcTGCCCTCAGACAAGGAGTCAGACTTTGGGGCCCAACATCAGTGTTGGACCTGATCTTGATGATCTTGTGGCTTTTTTCCCAGCAAGTTCTTGCAGTCAGGTTCCACAAATCTTGTAGAAAGTCTTAAGCCAAGTTTACACAACAGGATCTTGGCTCCTATTTTCCAGTTGCTGGTGGTTTTTGCAAATGAGCACACAGTCCCAATCACCATGTGTGAACTGTTTGAAGACGCAGTCTAGGAGCTGACCAACAGCTCGCTGAAGCCTCTGGATATCTAGCAGGCTGTATATGCGGTTGAATCGCTGACGTATCGGACATCAGGATGAGCTCCAGCTAATGAGAGCAGACACTCCTCTCTTTTCtacctctcctctgctgtcacctgGAGCAGCAATCCTTGCTACCCCTGCATCCATATTCGTCCTCTCACCCATataattttcttcttcttccttctttttcaaTGCAAATCAGCTCTCAAACAACTTGGACTGCTTGGACTGCATCACTTCTGTTATAATCACAGATTTAGGCTCATTGTTTTAGAGTGACGTGTTCAACAATCACGTTTGGGTGGCCACAGACTTTTTGGCATAGTAAATCTAGTGtaaatgaaatttaaatatCAGAAAGTTTTTAGTGTCCATTGTTTTTGTATCTGCTGATTGTGTCACTCAGTCTTTCTGATTCTTTGTTCTGATGACAGGAGCAGCACTCGGAGCAGTAAACGGTCTCAGGATGGGTCTGAAGGAGACCAGAGACATGGGGTGGTCCAAACCTCGTAATGTACAGTGAGTATGAGGCCAGAGTTCAGTTTACCAGCATTAGTAGCTCTAATATCACGCATGGATTAGTTGACCTGTCCTCTAAATGTTTGctttctctgtctgcaggcTCATCAACATGGTGACCCGACAGGGTGCTTCATGGGCCAACTCTCTGGGCTCTGTTGGTAAGACCGctataatgtaaatgtaaataataatgcaTTGAGCATATAAGATAGAAATGTAAGAAATGAACATAGAACatgtacatttctgtttgagGTGATTCGTATGTCAGTTTTCAAGTTTCCCTCTTCTGaatgactgtgactgtgaaagACAGATGTGTTATAAGATATAATTTTGGTGCCtcttataaaataaaactaagTGCATTTCCCTCTTCCTTTGCAGCCTTGTTATACAGTGTCTTCGGCGTGGTGATAGAGAAGGCCAGAGGAGCAGAAGACGACATCAACACAGTGGCTGCTGGGACGCTAACCGGGATGCTCTTTAAGTCAGGAAGTAGGTGTCTTTTCTGCTTTATACCTGTCATTACT
It includes:
- the timm23a gene encoding mitochondrial import inner membrane translocase subunit Tim23, producing the protein MDNNSQGSGGGKAGLGGLFGGGAPEYSNTELAGVPLTGMSPLSPYLNVDPRYLVQDTDEFILPTGANKTRGRFELAFFTIGGSCMTGAALGAVNGLRMGLKETRDMGWSKPRNVQLINMVTRQGASWANSLGSVALLYSVFGVVIEKARGAEDDINTVAAGTLTGMLFKSGSGLKGVARGGLAGLALSGAYALYNNWDHITGSSSSSSRLY